In Lacrimispora indolis DSM 755, a genomic segment contains:
- a CDS encoding bacteriohemerythrin, which produces MPWTPNLSVGISMIDDQHKMWFDKAEKLFEAGKNNRAKEYVGELLDFLDDYTKKHFADEERYMISIHYPGYGEQKQAHTAFIAQLDKIRSEYKSSGGNLLVILNANQMVVDWLTKHISNMDKKIGEYAKSVHK; this is translated from the coding sequence ATGCCGTGGACACCAAATTTATCTGTAGGAATATCAATGATTGACGATCAGCATAAAATGTGGTTCGATAAAGCAGAAAAGCTGTTTGAAGCAGGGAAGAATAACCGGGCCAAAGAATATGTAGGAGAACTTCTTGACTTTTTGGATGATTACACAAAAAAGCATTTTGCAGACGAAGAAAGGTATATGATCAGCATTCACTACCCCGGCTATGGGGAGCAGAAGCAGGCTCATACCGCTTTCATCGCACAGCTGGACAAAATACGCAGTGAATACAAGTCTTCCGGAGGCAACTTACTGGTGATTTTAAATGCCAATCAGATGGTCGTGGATTGGCTCACAAAACATATTTCCAACATGGACAAAAAAATAGGTGAGTACGCAAAAAGTGTTCACAAATGA
- a CDS encoding recombinase family protein, whose protein sequence is MRIFIYSRKSIYTGKGESVENQIEMCKEYIFTKLPHADQAVITVYEDEGFSAKNTDRPQFQQMLRDIKANKPDYVVCYRLDRVSRNVSDFSSLIEDLNNHDISFICIKEEFDTSKPMGKAMMYIASVFAQLERETIAERVRDNMLMLARTGRWLGGTTPTGFTSEKMQEIVIDGKVKTSCKLKDNPEELKTVDCIFEKFLELRSVSGVSKYLIKQGIVSRTGKIFSLSGIKEILQNPVYCIADEDAWDYFTEHQADVCFNKSECSGKYALLAYNKRDYRKKNAPRQDIDKWIVSIGKHKGRISGKKWVEIQNTLKNNIPTGKKPAVMHNDYSLLSGLIFCGKCQSRMFAKQRSGKSGNRDLYDYICNNKLRGGLALCDCQNINGQQADDLVCEYLLQYTNENSGIYKLLEKLKRDLQGQVQKNPMADIDERIKKSNSEIENLINTLSHGNLGTAFIERINARITELDKELSSLKEEQAYLQKDINIISDREIQVDMLSTVLSSFKDNFDRLSIEEKRTLIKLLVKKIVWDGKDLHIFIDGE, encoded by the coding sequence TTGAGAATCTTTATTTACAGCCGAAAGTCGATTTACACTGGCAAGGGGGAAAGTGTTGAAAATCAGATTGAAATGTGCAAAGAGTATATTTTTACCAAACTCCCCCATGCAGATCAAGCAGTGATAACTGTTTATGAAGACGAAGGTTTTTCTGCAAAGAACACAGACAGACCACAGTTTCAGCAAATGCTCCGTGACATAAAGGCCAATAAACCTGATTATGTTGTTTGTTATCGTCTTGATCGTGTCAGTCGAAATGTCAGTGATTTTTCTTCCCTGATTGAGGATCTGAATAATCACGATATTTCTTTTATCTGCATCAAAGAAGAATTTGATACATCAAAACCTATGGGAAAAGCTATGATGTATATAGCTTCTGTTTTTGCCCAACTGGAAAGAGAAACCATAGCAGAACGTGTCCGTGATAATATGCTGATGCTGGCAAGGACTGGCCGCTGGCTGGGGGGTACTACCCCAACAGGATTCACCTCCGAAAAAATGCAGGAAATCGTTATTGATGGTAAAGTCAAAACTTCATGCAAATTAAAGGACAATCCGGAAGAATTAAAAACCGTTGACTGTATTTTTGAAAAATTTTTGGAACTTCGCAGTGTGTCGGGTGTCAGTAAATACTTAATCAAGCAGGGAATCGTATCACGTACCGGAAAAATATTTTCATTATCAGGCATAAAAGAGATTTTACAAAATCCGGTTTATTGTATTGCTGATGAAGATGCGTGGGACTATTTTACAGAACATCAGGCAGATGTTTGCTTTAATAAGTCTGAGTGCTCCGGGAAATATGCTTTGTTAGCTTATAATAAACGTGATTACAGAAAAAAGAATGCTCCGCGGCAGGATATAGATAAATGGATTGTATCCATTGGAAAGCACAAGGGGCGTATATCTGGTAAAAAGTGGGTAGAAATTCAGAATACCCTGAAGAACAATATACCGACAGGAAAGAAACCTGCGGTCATGCACAATGACTATTCCCTGCTGTCTGGTTTGATCTTCTGTGGCAAATGCCAAAGCCGCATGTTTGCAAAGCAGAGGAGCGGAAAAAGCGGAAACCGTGATTTGTATGATTATATCTGTAACAATAAATTGCGTGGAGGTTTAGCCTTATGTGACTGTCAGAATATCAACGGCCAGCAGGCAGATGATTTGGTTTGCGAATATCTTTTGCAGTATACCAATGAAAATTCAGGTATCTACAAGCTGTTGGAAAAGCTGAAACGTGATTTACAGGGGCAAGTTCAAAAAAACCCCATGGCAGATATTGATGAGAGAATAAAAAAAAGCAACAGTGAGATTGAGAACTTAATCAATACATTATCACATGGGAATTTAGGAACTGCTTTCATTGAACGAATAAACGCCAGAATCACGGAGCTTGACAAAGAATTATCTTCCTTAAAAGAAGAGCAAGCCTATCTGCAAAAAGATATTAATATCATAAGCGACAGGGAAATTCAAGTGGATATGCTGTCTACGGTACTATCCAGCTTCAAGGATAATTTTGACAGGCTGTCCATTGAGGAGAAGCGGACCTTAATCAAATTGCTGGTCAAGAAAATTGTCTGGGATGGAAAGGATCTTCATATTTTTATTGACGGCGAGTAA
- a CDS encoding pseudouridine synthase, whose product METEGIRLNKFLSEAGICSRREADRFIEAGKVSINGQAATPGQRVFPGQSVTVNGRTVSAGKGDQTHKEDPVLLAVHKPKGIVCTTSDKDRAPNIVDMVNYPARIYPVGRLDKDSEGLILMTNQGSLVNKIMRSGNAHEKEYLVKVNRPVTDDFIRKMKKGVFLPDLNVTTSPCRVTKAGEKAFRIILTQGLNRQIRRMCGQLGFEVRMLKRLRIMNVELGDLKPGAYRELSKREYHQMKEALKGSTNRSYKEQKKEISDGR is encoded by the coding sequence ATGGAGACAGAAGGAATCCGTCTGAATAAATTTTTAAGTGAAGCTGGGATATGTTCCCGAAGAGAGGCGGACCGCTTCATTGAGGCTGGAAAGGTTTCCATAAACGGACAGGCAGCCACGCCCGGTCAGAGGGTTTTTCCCGGCCAGTCAGTTACCGTAAACGGACGGACCGTTTCTGCGGGAAAGGGAGATCAAACCCATAAGGAAGATCCGGTACTTCTGGCAGTCCATAAGCCAAAAGGCATCGTCTGTACCACATCGGATAAAGACCGTGCCCCCAACATCGTGGATATGGTGAATTACCCCGCGAGGATTTATCCTGTGGGACGCCTGGACAAGGATTCGGAAGGGCTGATCCTCATGACCAACCAGGGCTCTCTGGTGAATAAAATAATGCGCAGCGGAAATGCTCATGAAAAGGAATATCTGGTGAAGGTCAACCGCCCGGTTACCGATGATTTCATCCGGAAGATGAAAAAGGGAGTATTTCTTCCGGACTTAAATGTGACCACCAGTCCCTGCCGTGTGACAAAGGCAGGAGAAAAAGCATTCCGCATTATTCTGACCCAGGGGCTAAACCGCCAGATCCGCCGAATGTGCGGCCAGCTGGGCTTTGAAGTACGGATGTTAAAACGATTGCGGATCATGAATGTTGAACTGGGAGATTTAAAGCCAGGAGCTTACCGGGAGCTTTCGAAAAGGGAGTACCACCAGATGAAAGAGGCCTTAAAAGGCTCGACAAATCGTTCCTATAAAGAACAGAAAAAGGAGATATCTGATGGACGCTAA
- a CDS encoding bacterial Ig-like domain-containing protein yields the protein MRLKQRKWFRRMTAAVLVTSMTMASGMFSLASPESGGKAADTGYWKEITAVDFSGMDSLDALPGGWTVSAGSGTAELADAGEGAEGKTLKLTRTGDGGNTQLVKNSLGIEKSQYTYVSVETKLKLGTESHANQWSIPYMKDKSGQVAYTLFVDGDWDQFKTHVENKNNQKAAGAAAPGTWQTVRMDINLETDTFRVSVDGAYVLYDEKARTVGDSLDTIQFYSDSWGRGTVYIQSVKVMGQQKHETAAAYYVSSDGDDNAAGTSEETAWKTLGRVNREHFIPGDQILFRCGSEWENETLFPQGSGSAEEKIVIGAYGEGAMPKISTNGKAADAVCLYNQEYWEITGLDISNTVEGFSQLSGNGTGDGTPPITNNAARDEKDGKLLGDYRGIHIAGRDVASLKGYHLHDLKIHDVTGVVSWIGDTGLKDAGIMNNAGLDGSKRTGGILIECLSPSGNQPTQFSDILIEDSEFINNSFCAVTVKQWNGSGNQYSTNPGWANRSKTNGAPDYYDSNWYPHSNIIIQDNYINQGASAYACNGIYLTSSRDSVIQRNVLEHIGTCGIELYFTDNVAVQYNEVSDIIHKGGGADNNAIDPDWRVTNALIQYNYIHDAGEGFLLCGVEFNSGVIRYNLVQDCSSSYVHYSMGSGYFQIYNNIFYRSKDGNGTSNFDPWGGGNVAYFNNVFYDGKKEGFNFSGGSSFAFDNNAYYGTAPTSKDKNPILLTEDPFEGEAPSLERMGSFETGVLLEANGLRPKANSPLIGAGVDKDPNGYSINEGLKSRGTKFNFTPLDQSDTDFLGNCINIGRVDYPTFEKAGVEAVFDSAKTQIEADSAAPTIGMFEVRLAPDAVILRGSVTEGLNPAASVDVEVTIGDKTVTAKTNESGAYSIMEGLVPGEAKITVTHGGKDITDTITLEGGKVNQHDIAIPMEEMPEAFLNTVIDENFDAPTEPENFGFSFGTKVEDGKLVLTAGGMGNATTAVKTFGPGVTGQRGIDLTFDYFCKAGNKQGFEFRDSYGRLLFAICAAADKNDLRSSVTGGAVDDSKAAATEEPVWDHIDMNKNTTYKIRIHADFEEKTVSYSIAEADGKVVAQKVDEPTEAVNLAKMISCNWWDAKPQYIDNFKLTAPEETSELPLEGNTVYAFGDSIVAGHQYTKHSFADFAADQEGMELRKFAVNGATIMEANYSGGQILAQINDAPEETPDYVIFNGGTNDAEYLVDKDNEAFGTIGESSDPESFDPDTFAGAFEKTIHEMKQKWPGAQLIYVAVHKLGSRDEIVQEKLHELELMACAKWDVAVANLYDDAELDTRNETHKNKYTFDSLGSNGLPGTNGSGTHPNFAAIEEFYLPAVTEALRNPEVPSAEKEALTALIEEAEKEAEKTDIYSPEAIETIKKVIEEARKTAEKPYVTQKEVDDQIKVLKKAVDELKGTENGYYTESIKVTKEPDQTEYAVGEVFGPDGMEVTVFEKASASNAARSRELSPEEYEVEHDSFHTPGSKKVTVVYHAVNKEGAEEDFSDSFTVEVMEVPEGEVYTTEIEVTRKPNKLSYETGEAFDPAGMKVVAYEKASASNATRKARELEPDEYQVEHEEFDTAGTKKVVVRYEAVNEEGKDEVFTDSFTVKVAEAWEEYYTTGIEVKKKPDKTVYKTGEDFDPEGMKVVAYERRASSSNAERRERVLSEDEYDLDIPSFEAQGSKTIKVLYDGVDKNGEEKTFRDSFTVKVLGRSVNNDDNNDNDDDNVTYTPNDNVTGTWLGGQNEPWKFKKNNGTYATNEWAKINGKWYHFDQESNMQTGWLIDQNKWYLLNPDGSMCADSWALVNEKWYYFNSDGSMKCNEWYFYKDSWYYLGADGDMLVNGMTPDGYLIDQEGRWKR from the coding sequence ATGAGATTGAAGCAGAGAAAATGGTTTCGGCGTATGACAGCAGCAGTCCTTGTGACCAGTATGACAATGGCATCGGGTATGTTTTCACTGGCCTCACCGGAAAGCGGAGGAAAAGCAGCCGATACGGGTTACTGGAAAGAAATTACAGCAGTAGATTTCAGTGGCATGGACAGCCTGGATGCATTGCCCGGCGGCTGGACGGTCAGCGCAGGTTCCGGAACGGCGGAGCTGGCTGACGCAGGAGAAGGAGCGGAGGGAAAAACGCTTAAGCTCACACGGACAGGGGATGGGGGCAACACACAATTAGTAAAAAATTCACTGGGAATCGAGAAAAGTCAGTACACTTATGTGTCCGTAGAGACGAAGCTGAAGCTTGGTACGGAAAGCCATGCAAATCAGTGGAGCATCCCGTACATGAAAGATAAAAGCGGACAAGTGGCTTACACACTCTTTGTTGACGGAGACTGGGATCAGTTTAAGACGCATGTTGAAAATAAGAATAACCAGAAGGCGGCAGGCGCTGCTGCTCCGGGAACGTGGCAGACTGTCCGCATGGATATTAACCTTGAAACAGATACATTCCGTGTTTCTGTGGATGGCGCCTATGTGCTGTATGATGAGAAGGCGAGAACCGTGGGAGACAGTCTTGATACGATTCAGTTCTATTCGGACAGCTGGGGCCGTGGAACCGTTTATATCCAGTCTGTAAAAGTAATGGGCCAGCAAAAGCATGAAACGGCCGCGGCATACTACGTGAGCAGCGACGGCGACGACAACGCGGCCGGTACTTCTGAGGAAACCGCATGGAAGACTCTTGGCCGTGTGAACCGGGAACATTTTATTCCCGGAGACCAGATTCTGTTCCGGTGCGGCAGCGAGTGGGAGAACGAGACGCTGTTTCCCCAGGGAAGCGGCAGCGCAGAAGAAAAAATAGTCATCGGTGCCTATGGCGAAGGTGCCATGCCTAAGATTTCCACAAATGGTAAAGCCGCTGATGCAGTATGCCTGTACAATCAGGAGTACTGGGAAATTACCGGTTTGGATATTTCTAATACCGTGGAAGGATTTTCGCAATTATCGGGAAATGGAACCGGAGACGGAACTCCACCCATAACCAATAATGCCGCCCGCGATGAGAAGGACGGCAAACTGTTGGGCGATTACCGGGGAATCCATATCGCAGGCCGTGATGTGGCTTCTTTAAAAGGCTATCATCTCCATGATCTAAAGATACATGATGTGACCGGAGTAGTGAGCTGGATTGGAGATACAGGACTTAAGGATGCCGGGATTATGAACAACGCAGGACTTGACGGCTCCAAGCGTACCGGCGGAATCTTGATTGAGTGTCTGAGTCCCAGCGGCAACCAGCCGACTCAGTTCAGTGATATTTTGATCGAGGACAGCGAATTTATCAATAATTCCTTCTGTGCTGTTACTGTTAAGCAGTGGAACGGTTCCGGCAATCAATACTCGACAAATCCGGGCTGGGCGAATCGAAGCAAAACAAATGGGGCACCGGACTACTACGATTCAAACTGGTATCCCCACAGCAACATTATCATTCAGGATAACTACATCAACCAGGGTGCTTCGGCTTATGCCTGCAATGGTATTTACTTAACCAGCAGCAGGGATTCCGTGATTCAGAGGAATGTTCTGGAACATATCGGAACCTGCGGAATCGAACTGTATTTTACAGACAATGTGGCAGTTCAGTATAATGAGGTGTCTGACATAATTCATAAGGGCGGCGGCGCCGATAACAACGCTATTGATCCGGACTGGCGGGTAACAAACGCTTTGATCCAGTACAACTACATTCACGATGCAGGAGAAGGGTTCCTTCTGTGCGGTGTTGAGTTTAACTCCGGAGTGATCCGTTATAATCTGGTACAGGATTGTAGCAGCAGCTACGTCCATTATTCCATGGGAAGCGGATACTTCCAGATTTATAACAATATATTCTATCGCAGCAAAGACGGTAACGGCACCAGCAATTTCGACCCATGGGGCGGTGGAAATGTTGCCTACTTCAATAATGTATTCTACGACGGCAAAAAAGAGGGATTTAACTTCAGCGGCGGGAGCAGCTTTGCTTTTGACAATAATGCATATTACGGAACAGCACCTACAAGTAAGGACAAAAATCCGATTCTGCTGACAGAAGATCCATTTGAGGGTGAAGCACCGTCTCTGGAAAGAATGGGAAGTTTTGAAACCGGTGTTCTTCTGGAAGCAAATGGCTTAAGACCCAAAGCGAATTCTCCTCTGATTGGAGCAGGGGTAGATAAGGATCCTAACGGATACAGCATAAATGAGGGGCTGAAATCAAGGGGAACGAAGTTTAATTTTACTCCATTGGATCAGTCAGATACCGATTTCCTGGGTAACTGTATCAACATTGGAAGAGTGGATTATCCTACATTTGAAAAAGCGGGTGTTGAGGCGGTTTTTGATTCAGCAAAGACACAGATTGAAGCGGACAGTGCCGCACCGACAATTGGCATGTTTGAAGTCCGTCTGGCTCCTGATGCAGTCATTCTCCGGGGCAGCGTTACGGAGGGGTTAAATCCGGCTGCCAGTGTGGATGTGGAAGTGACGATTGGGGACAAGACCGTTACAGCAAAGACTAATGAGAGCGGTGCCTACTCCATTATGGAAGGACTGGTTCCCGGTGAAGCTAAGATCACAGTAACGCATGGCGGAAAAGACATAACTGATACTATTACGCTGGAAGGCGGTAAGGTTAATCAGCACGATATAGCGATTCCAATGGAGGAGATGCCGGAAGCATTTTTAAATACGGTAATTGATGAGAACTTTGATGCACCGACAGAGCCTGAGAACTTCGGATTTTCATTTGGAACGAAAGTTGAGGATGGAAAGCTGGTACTTACGGCAGGCGGTATGGGAAATGCAACTACCGCAGTCAAAACCTTTGGACCTGGAGTTACAGGACAGAGGGGAATCGACTTAACGTTTGATTACTTCTGCAAAGCAGGAAATAAACAGGGATTTGAATTCCGGGATTCCTACGGAAGACTGTTGTTTGCAATTTGTGCGGCAGCAGATAAGAATGATTTGAGATCATCCGTAACCGGAGGCGCCGTGGATGATTCAAAGGCGGCAGCAACGGAAGAACCGGTCTGGGACCATATCGACATGAACAAGAACACGACTTATAAAATCCGTATACATGCTGATTTTGAGGAGAAAACGGTCAGCTACTCCATCGCGGAAGCAGACGGCAAGGTTGTTGCACAGAAAGTTGACGAACCGACAGAGGCTGTCAATCTGGCGAAAATGATCTCCTGCAACTGGTGGGATGCCAAGCCTCAGTATATTGATAATTTCAAGCTGACTGCGCCGGAAGAAACATCGGAACTGCCTCTGGAAGGAAATACGGTATATGCTTTTGGTGACAGTATCGTTGCCGGACATCAGTATACGAAACACAGCTTTGCCGATTTTGCAGCAGATCAGGAGGGAATGGAGCTTCGGAAATTTGCGGTAAACGGTGCAACAATTATGGAGGCCAATTATTCAGGCGGACAGATCCTGGCCCAGATTAATGACGCGCCGGAAGAAACACCGGATTACGTGATCTTTAACGGCGGGACAAATGACGCGGAGTATCTTGTGGATAAGGACAATGAAGCTTTTGGTACCATAGGTGAAAGCAGTGATCCGGAGTCCTTTGATCCAGATACGTTTGCAGGGGCATTTGAGAAGACAATCCATGAAATGAAGCAGAAATGGCCGGGAGCGCAATTAATCTATGTAGCGGTACATAAACTCGGTTCACGGGATGAAATTGTACAGGAAAAACTTCATGAGCTGGAACTGATGGCCTGTGCAAAGTGGGATGTGGCTGTAGCCAATCTCTATGACGACGCGGAATTAGATACCAGAAATGAGACTCACAAGAATAAGTATACTTTTGATTCCCTGGGCAGTAATGGTCTGCCTGGAACAAATGGATCAGGAACGCATCCAAACTTTGCTGCAATTGAAGAATTCTATCTGCCGGCAGTTACTGAGGCGCTGCGCAATCCTGAGGTGCCGTCAGCAGAGAAGGAGGCCTTGACAGCTCTGATTGAAGAAGCTGAAAAAGAAGCAGAGAAGACAGATATCTACTCTCCGGAAGCGATTGAAACCATCAAAAAGGTGATTGAAGAGGCCAGAAAGACAGCAGAAAAACCGTATGTAACCCAGAAGGAAGTAGACGATCAGATAAAGGTGCTTAAGAAGGCTGTTGATGAACTGAAGGGAACAGAAAACGGTTATTACACGGAAAGTATTAAAGTAACAAAAGAGCCTGACCAGACAGAATATGCAGTCGGTGAAGTGTTCGGGCCTGACGGAATGGAAGTCACTGTGTTCGAGAAAGCCAGCGCAAGCAACGCCGCCCGGTCGAGAGAACTTTCTCCGGAGGAATATGAGGTAGAGCATGACAGCTTCCATACCCCGGGATCGAAGAAAGTGACCGTTGTATACCATGCAGTCAACAAGGAAGGGGCAGAAGAGGATTTCAGTGATTCCTTTACTGTTGAAGTGATGGAAGTACCGGAGGGTGAAGTTTATACTACCGAAATTGAAGTTACGAGAAAACCAAATAAACTGTCGTATGAGACCGGTGAAGCGTTTGATCCGGCAGGAATGAAGGTTGTGGCTTACGAAAAAGCAAGTGCCAGTAATGCGACCCGGAAGGCGAGGGAACTTGAACCGGATGAGTACCAGGTAGAACATGAAGAGTTCGATACGGCCGGAACGAAAAAAGTTGTGGTACGGTACGAGGCGGTAAATGAGGAGGGGAAAGACGAAGTATTTACAGATTCCTTTACCGTAAAAGTAGCGGAAGCCTGGGAAGAGTATTATACAACAGGAATTGAAGTAAAGAAAAAACCGGATAAGACGGTTTATAAGACCGGCGAGGACTTTGATCCGGAAGGCATGAAGGTAGTGGCCTATGAAAGAAGGGCAAGCTCCAGCAATGCAGAACGCAGGGAAAGAGTGCTCTCGGAGGATGAGTATGATCTGGACATTCCGTCCTTTGAAGCCCAGGGAAGCAAGACAATCAAAGTGCTGTATGACGGCGTGGATAAAAACGGTGAGGAAAAAACCTTCCGTGACAGCTTCACAGTCAAGGTTCTGGGACGTTCGGTAAATAATGACGATAATAACGATAACGATGATGATAATGTGACCTATACGCCGAATGACAATGTAACCGGAACGTGGCTGGGTGGACAGAATGAGCCATGGAAGTTTAAAAAGAATAACGGAACGTATGCGACAAATGAATGGGCGAAGATCAATGGGAAATGGTATCATTTCGATCAGGAAAGTAATATGCAGACCGGCTGGCTGATTGACCAGAATAAATGGTATCTGCTGAATCCGGACGGCTCCATGTGTGCCGATAGCTGGGCACTGGTGAATGAAAAGTGGTACTATTTCAATTCGGACGGCTCGATGAAGTGTAATGAGTGGTATTTCTACAAAGATAGCTGGTATTATCTCGGGGCTGATGGAGACATGCTGGTTAATGGAATGACACCGGATGGATATCTGATTGACCAGGAAGGACGCTGGAAACGTTAA
- a CDS encoding AAA family ATPase: MWIRCTANILERIEGMGVKRILPIGNDDFRKLRENDSYYVDKTLMIKDFIEMKDEVALIARPRRFGKTLNMTMLREFFDIEIDSRDIFDGLAIMNTEYVDLMNSRPVIYFTFKDCKGTTADELLLLVKQKLYQEYLRYEKLLRDKMDKDSFESKDFYAMIQILRDPQAPHALYSTAIQQLTHFVKEAYGFSPILLIDEYDQPIISSYEFGYHHEVGTFFSNLYGSAMKGNAALSQALLTGVQRVAKESIFSQFNNARVYTVLHKQYASYFGLTAPETEKLLMDYGLTLNENVQDKYDGYCFGGIEMYNPWSILNYADMGSLDNYWINTSSNFLVKKALETADKQFWDDFDQLAEGKEIPIWLTLETSYIERDSNYSLWGLLVNSGYLTALRRIDSNTVVVKIPNDEVMSEFQMLIAEISGVDGLDLQQMLSCLLKKDMKRFLELYQNIVISCTSYMDARENAYHMMFLGMCIALRGSYKVTSNIEAGYGRSDITLEALMPTHSHVIVEFKQGEDLERLKEEALQQILDNRYYTGLKGEVICIGLAHDKKQCSMKYKVLNIENGTSRLV, encoded by the coding sequence ATGTGGATAAGATGTACTGCAAATATTTTAGAAAGGATAGAAGGCATGGGAGTAAAAAGAATCTTACCGATAGGAAATGATGATTTCCGTAAATTACGTGAAAATGACTCCTATTACGTGGATAAAACCCTGATGATAAAGGATTTTATTGAGATGAAGGATGAAGTGGCCCTGATTGCCCGTCCCAGGAGATTCGGAAAGACATTAAATATGACAATGCTTAGGGAATTTTTTGACATTGAAATAGATAGCAGGGATATTTTTGATGGATTGGCAATCATGAATACGGAATATGTGGATCTGATGAATTCAAGGCCCGTTATTTATTTTACATTTAAAGATTGTAAAGGAACAACTGCTGATGAACTGTTACTTCTTGTTAAACAGAAGCTGTATCAGGAATATCTGCGATATGAAAAACTTTTGCGGGATAAAATGGATAAGGACTCTTTTGAATCAAAAGATTTTTATGCTATGATTCAGATTCTGAGAGATCCACAAGCTCCTCATGCCCTTTATTCTACTGCCATTCAACAGTTGACGCACTTTGTAAAGGAAGCTTATGGCTTTAGCCCAATTCTTTTAATTGACGAGTATGATCAGCCCATTATAAGCAGCTATGAATTTGGTTACCACCATGAAGTTGGAACATTCTTTTCCAATCTTTATGGGAGTGCAATGAAAGGAAATGCTGCATTAAGCCAGGCGCTTCTTACGGGAGTACAGAGGGTCGCCAAGGAAAGCATATTTTCTCAGTTTAATAATGCAAGGGTTTATACAGTGCTGCACAAACAATATGCCTCATATTTTGGTCTCACTGCTCCGGAGACAGAAAAACTTTTAATGGATTATGGACTTACATTGAATGAAAATGTGCAAGACAAATACGATGGCTATTGTTTTGGAGGTATAGAGATGTATAATCCGTGGTCCATTTTAAATTATGCTGACATGGGTTCTCTGGATAATTACTGGATTAATACATCTTCTAACTTTTTGGTGAAAAAGGCATTGGAGACAGCAGATAAGCAGTTTTGGGATGACTTTGATCAGCTGGCGGAAGGAAAAGAAATCCCCATATGGCTTACCTTAGAGACTTCCTATATAGAGAGGGATAGTAATTACAGCTTGTGGGGGCTTCTGGTAAATTCCGGATATTTGACGGCCTTAAGACGGATTGATTCCAATACTGTGGTTGTAAAGATACCTAATGATGAAGTGATGTCGGAGTTTCAGATGCTGATTGCTGAAATATCAGGAGTTGACGGACTGGATTTACAGCAGATGCTTTCCTGCCTTCTTAAAAAGGATATGAAACGCTTTTTAGAATTATATCAGAATATTGTCATATCATGCACCAGCTATATGGATGCCAGAGAAAATGCGTATCATATGATGTTTTTGGGGATGTGCATTGCGCTTAGAGGGTCTTATAAGGTGACTAGTAACATTGAAGCTGGATATGGGAGAAGTGATATTACTCTGGAGGCCTTGATGCCTACCCACAGTCATGTGATTGTTGAATTTAAGCAGGGGGAAGATTTAGAACGTCTGAAGGAGGAAGCGTTACAGCAAATACTTGATAACCGATATTATACGGGACTGAAAGGCGAAGTAATCTGTATTGGCTTGGCTCACGATAAAAAACAGTGCAGTATGAAGTATAAGGTATTAAATATAGAGAATGGGACTTCCCGATTGGTGTGA